The region ctttacacactctagaggctgactggcgatcctgaattcttgttcccttgccgtgctattgaacattatctttgtcttctgcatattcatcttcaacccaattcttacactttctcggttaaggttctcaatcatttgttgtaattcgtctccattgttgctgaataggacaatgtcatctgcaaaccgaaggttgctgagatattcaccgttgatcctcactcctaagccttcccagtctaggagcttgaacacttcttctgagcatgcagtgaatagcattcgtgagattgtgtctccttgcctgaccccttccttgataggtaactttctacttttcttgtgaagaaccaaggtagctgtggaatccttgtagatatttgctaagatattcacgtacgtctcctgtactccttggttgcgcaatgcctctatgactgctggtatctctactgaatcaaatgccttttcatattctatgaaagccatatagagaggttgattgtactccgcagatttctcgattacctgattgatgacatggatatgatccattgtagaatatcccttcctgaagccagcctgttctcttggttggctgaagtcaagtgttgccctgattctattgaaaattaccttggcgaatattttatacaatactgaaagcaagctaatgggtctgtaattcttcaattctttaacgtctcccttcttatgggaTCCTAAAACACTCATTCGATCTAAGTTCATAAAGTTCATAAAACACTCATTCGATCGAAATTAGAATACGCCAGTCCAGTCTGGGATCCAAGCACAACAATTTGGTTGCGTTACtacttctttctgaggttttacgtgccataaccagttctgattattaggcacgccgtagtggcgaactccggattaattttgaccaccatgggttccttaacgtgcactagaacgcaagaacacgggcgtttttgcatttcgcctccatcgaagtgcggccgtcgcgcccgggattcgattccgcgaattcgtgctcagcagcgcaacgccttagctgactgagtcaccgtGGCGGGTTAAGGTTGCGTTactagagagagagaataaacatctttaatgtctaaatgcaggtttggagaggcgtcctcattccagaatgccttgagctcgggccgcgtcctgggccctcgcaatcagccgttgctgatcttcgaggtcggagctggccaaggctctctctaACTAGAAATGGTACAGAATTGGTCTACTCGCTTCATCTGTCCCTGTTGTAACTGCACTGCCAGTATAACTTCTATGAAATCGGATATCTCTCTTCCATCATTAGCACCCCGCCAAAAAATAAATTTTGCTTGAACTTTTTTCGTCGACTTTTTTTCATAGACCCGACCCACCGTGATGAATTCATTCTTCAGCCACATTTTATATCTGACCGTGTTGACCATCGCTTTAAGGTTGGTATCGAGCCATGTCATACTAAAACCTTTCTTTACTCATTTTTACCTCGAATTTCACAAGATTGGAATCGCCTTCCTTCCGACATTGTTTCCATTTATGATAACACCCGATTTAAATCTgccttagctaacattgtataattaggAGTTCCCATGCTTTACCATGCTTTGTTATATTATTGTGCACTATATTTATTCTCTACCCATTACCCCCTCTAATGCTTCGGCcgtgagggtaaataaataaataaataaataaataaataaataaataaataaataaataaataaataaataaataataaataaataaataaatgcttttGTGGCAATTAAATTAAGAATATGGAAATACATACAGGGGTTCCACTGACGCTTGTTTGACGAGGGAAGGTTGACAGAGACTTCGTTTAGTGCGATGCTTGGCCCTTTGGCTGGTACTTGCGAAGATGGGGTGCCTAAACTGAAGTTCCTTAGTTCGAgatcaggaaatttgcagctaATTGTACATCGCTTTGAATCGTCTTCGCCCGGCAATGCACATAAAATGTGCTGATGATGAGTTCAAAGATCAGCGGTCACCACGGCGTAGTTGTAACTTCTCTAAGACACCCCTGAGCAAAAGTTTATGGACCTCAGGACCGTCGAAAAAACTGGATTTCTTTGTAATTAATATGCATAAACTTAAATTAAGTGCACTGGGAAGTTCGTAATGCCAGTGCAGTGCTCAATTTCATGTTACATTCACAGGCAGATGATTAAATCAGCTTTATCGTGCAACCCCTGGTCTGTGTATTTATGCGCACGAGTGCACATTACCTAACGAAGGAACGAGTCCGATATATCCTGCTTCGCTATTAACTAATCGAAGACTCGCCACCGCCCGACCGGCAAGCCGCAAGTTCATTGGCCGCAAGTGTACTGATGCATCGAACTTGCCTGTGCCCAGATGATACTCATCTTAGAGCTGTTCTGAAACCAAGcatcccttttctttttcttttccttgtttaCTTTCAACGCTGAAAATAAGAGCATGTACAATGCTAGTTCGCTCTGCTGCCGCGAAAAAACTGACGTCCACTGCATGGACTGTAAAACTGTTTTTGACAGGACTCAGCCTTGTGTAATTAGCAAGCTTTTAATTACTAATTCAACGGCATTCTCTTCATTAATACAGTTGTTTTCTATTCAAGCCACTATGAACTGCTAAGCTTGTCGTCACCTGCTAAAGCTGACGGTTATTACGCACAGCCATTGTGATTATTAAGGAACTTTCTCAATTCATTTGACTCCTGCATAGCGCACTATGACTGCTACATCATCTATATGCGCTGTCACAGTTATGTGCAAGCTACGTGCTCTTCACGTGCACGACGAGTGTCCATGAATAAGCTACTTCCACAAGTGACCACGTCTCGTACGCCGAAGTCTCGGCGGCTGCCGCCGGCGACCGATGCGCATTTCGGCCACCAGCGCCAGGAATGGCATCACCGTACCCAACAGCGCAGCAGACACCAGGGTGGCGTGCACGTCCTTCAGCCCCAACGGCTGGAAGCCCCTCTGTCGCTGCGCGCAGCGTCCCCAGTCGGGAAGCATGCGCTCTGTCCACAGGCCCATCAGGCCAGACTCGCGAAGCCAGCCAAGCCTGCGGACATTCAAGCAATGGGGAGAAAGACAAGTTAATTTTTAAGAAtgacagagaggtcgacctgaagTTCACTCCTCTGGTCTGGTACTCTACGTAGGGATAAATCGAAGGAGAGGGGTTACAAGCAAACGTGACCGGCGACTTGAAACTCTGATGCGACAAGCGCATAGGACCTACTTCCTGGGTCGTAGTCAGAGATAAATATTGTGTCGGTGCAGAAAGTTGGCCTAGgtagttgtaaacttgatattATCGAATATTTGCAAtgctttacagaaaaataaagagGAAGGGGACAGGTCGAAAAATGGCTGTATAGTTCACGGCACCAGTCTGAAATCAAAGAGCGCGCCGGCAAATAATGCTTATTGTTGCCGCTTTGAATCAGAACCTTAAAATTTCACGACACGCAGCCCTTACCTACAATGCGGGAATCGAAATGGCGTCGCATAGATCGGCGACAACGTGCTGAAATTAAACCGGAAATTCGTTGCTCTTGGTATCGCTTCAGAGAAAGGAAACTGTGCTGCGGTTGTTGTACAGCGGTGGCAACGTCAAGAACTCGGTTACTTGAAAAATATACTAAAGATTAGTGCTAGGCTTTAATGCTAGATTGCGCTTTTATAAAATGCTAAATCGAGATAGAAATGGCAAATGAAAGAGAAGTGGACCAGAAGTATACCTGGTGTAGAAAAGGACAAGAAATGAAGATGTCGAAAGGAACTGTCATTATCTTAGGACGCTGTAGATTAGACGCGCTCCTTACAACTCGCCACTTACCCCGCTCAAGCTCGTGTGACTTGAATTCTGGCGCAGTACGCATGTGCAAATGCCATTTCAGAATAGACACACACACTGTGCCGGAATTTACGTCACACAAGCTTGAGTGGTGTGGCGACAGGTGGCGCTGGCATGCTTTTcggcatagggtgcctcgatgcccagcgccgctttcgctggcatcgaggcaccctatttcgGCACGCACTCGCAGACGTCCGTTACTTTTGCTCACGGCTATGTATACAACTGCCTGTGCAATATGCACTTCGTAAAGCCAGTGACACGTGCACCGACCTGTGTTCACAGAAACGCCTGGTATGCAGGCACATTACCCCCGCAATATGTGCAGTCTGTACAAGTGAATGTGCCGTATTACAAAGAGCGTCAACGATGTGTCCGATCGATGATGTCGGAGGGAAGACGGTTGGCTCACCTCTGGTCCAGAGCGCGGCGGAAACGTGGGTCGAGCCGCGCGTTGACGTACAGTCCGAACGAGAGAGTGTTGATAGGTTCGCGGGCCACGTAGAACTGCGCTTGCGGGTAACGCGCACAGCTGCGGCCTACCACGTAGCGAAAGCTGGTGCGGTCCGACAACACCACGGCTCTCCCGCGGGCCACCTGTGCCAGGTGGGCGGGTCGGTACAGCTCCTGGATGGGCACCTGGCCCGCGTGGCGCTCGACCATGCGCCACACGCTGCGCCACACGGCACGATCCGAGCTCTGCGACGTGTACACGACAGTGCAGATGTATCGCGGCATTGAAGTGAAGGCAGCCAATGAGCGACAAGTCATTTGGCCATTCGTGAATGGTACTGTCACTGTCACTTAAGTACTATTAGGAAAGCGCATGGAACCACATGCAGATGTGCAAGCAGTCGTAGTGACTGCATGTATAACGCTGCTTTTATAACCATGAACTCAGTGTTGTCAAATGAGCTTTAACTTTTGGAAACGGTGGCCTGTAATTCAATGCTATCAAATGTTCACGCGATACTTTTCGCTGTGGAGTTTGTTCGAGCACATTTCGGACCTGCTGCATGATTTATTGGGACAGGCTCGAAGTTGATAATCCCATGAGAGAGGGctatgtgctgttcactttaaTTTTACTACTTACGCTAGATACTTCACACAGGCAAGATGTGTCCGTGTGTCCCTTATTTCtgtgaacgagaaaaaaaatgtgcgtagcttgcactggaggcgcaatgctaaagagacagcggaactGATGGACACCAAGCTagttctggcttttgggctaggctaaccactacgaagtcatccccagcattttccgtaatttattgattactgatcgattatcgattagctattgattggctatcgattggctattgcaaggtattggccatgtatttgggctaggctaagtactaccaagtcatccccagtatttcccgaaatttattgattattgatcgattatcgattagctattgattggctatcgattggctatcgcaagggcACGTATTTGGTCCAACTAGGCTAAGCcttaccaagtcaaccccagcattttccggaatttattgtttattgaccgattatcgattagctattgattggctatcaattgcgtATAGATGACTGACTAATcataagtagtcccaaccatgcttatctagactagccaggctcagcttcgttcacagaggtatgtggcATTGCGtttggacactttctgcactgccgccaggatcggcccacatttttggattcagcagacacattacgcccagcttaaacagctccgcatGGTGTTGACTCTTCGCGCGTCACTATAGGGAGCCTATATATGCGCGCGAGACGGAGTCGCGCGCTTATGTAGGCAGCCTACGCATCACTAGTGTCTCCTGGAGGCTACGCAGCACTGATGGCGGAAGTATTGCGCCCGCAGTATTGTGCAAGTTTTGACGCGGCGTGCATTACGCCTCGCCTTTCAGTGGTGGTACGGGCTGGCGAGCGCGTTTGCCGCCGCGGCGCGCTCGTTCGCGACCAACACGCCACAAGGTTCCAACTTACAGCGTTCCTTGCGCTGTACCAAGCTTGCTGTATTCGCACAGTACCAGGAAAGCTTTCGGCCGTCTACTTCAACGCGTCCGATGCAAAGACACGTGAAATCTCGCGAATATGACAGTATATCACCGTAAGTGATCGCTTAAGGATATGGCCCCTGAACAAAACTTACCTCGGCAAGGTACCGTTACGGGCAGGTTACGGGACGCGTTCGCCACCGAAAACTACTGTGCGTTTCTTATCGCGGAGCACCGTGTTGCCTAGTCGGCTTATGCAAGCTTCCCCTAAgacgattcccacagtgcgtgggatcggcaatcttaaggcgaaagccttaaatctctgcttcaaggtcgcgttgtgaggtagagaaagtcacgtgacccaaggaagGCCAAAAGCGAATCAAaacatgtccagccgtgtataagagattattaatgattagcaaagttaattaatgattgattagtgattagattaaggtgtattaaggtcgattaaagtggattaaggatgattaaggtggattagggtagaTGAGGGTGGATTacggtcgattaaggaggattaggatGGATTAAGGCTGATTATAAGGTGAATTAAGGTGCATTAAGGAGgatagggtggattaaggtcgattaaggtggatgaaggag is a window of Dermacentor silvarum isolate Dsil-2018 chromosome 4, BIME_Dsil_1.4, whole genome shotgun sequence DNA encoding:
- the LOC119448253 gene encoding uncharacterized protein LOC119448253, with protein sequence MVERHAGQVPIQELYRPAHLAQVARGRAVVLSDRTSFRYVVGRSCARYPQAQFYVAREPINTLSFGLYVNARLDPRFRRALDQRLGWLRESGLMGLWTERMLPDWGRCAQRQRGFQPLGLKDVHATLVSAALLGTVMPFLALVAEMRIGRRRQPPRLRRTRRGHLWK